From Spirochaeta isovalerica, one genomic window encodes:
- a CDS encoding SpoIIE family protein phosphatase, translating into MADSLNFQLEEELEFSSADDEFDMNSSSVWKILIADDDEGVHSVTELVFNSFSFDNRPIQFINTYSGKETLEVLQKEEDIAVILLDVVMETDDAGLRVVEQIRKELKNNMVRIILRTGQPGQAPEEQVLIDYDINDYKNKSELTSRKLKSSVITSLRSYISILKINELNTTLERKVAERTAELAASLEIIEKDEEAGKKIQFKLLPEDNMEIGGITFSREIFPSLYLSGDFVDYFRINERFIGFYIADVSGHGASSAFITVYLKSMISGFIGSYNHNNVELILKPDELLNVINQTLIKEDLGKYLTIFYGLIDLEKNELHYSTGGQFPFPVLLDRKSKDFIRFKGPPVGLLRIARYKKEILKLPRDFSLIFMSDGILELLKDKTLKEQESQLLKILTYESTVTSLIENIGIDSTRFLPDDITILNVRRTASE; encoded by the coding sequence TTGGCAGACAGCTTGAATTTTCAACTGGAAGAAGAACTAGAGTTCTCAAGCGCTGATGATGAATTTGACATGAACAGCAGTAGCGTCTGGAAGATTCTTATCGCAGACGACGATGAAGGTGTGCACAGTGTAACGGAACTGGTTTTCAATTCTTTCAGTTTCGACAACAGACCGATACAGTTTATCAATACCTACTCAGGCAAAGAAACACTGGAGGTTCTGCAGAAAGAGGAAGACATTGCCGTTATACTCCTCGACGTGGTGATGGAAACCGATGATGCGGGCTTAAGAGTGGTAGAACAGATCCGGAAAGAACTGAAAAACAATATGGTCAGAATCATCCTCCGGACCGGACAGCCCGGGCAGGCACCGGAAGAGCAGGTTCTGATTGACTACGATATCAACGATTATAAAAACAAATCAGAGCTGACATCGAGAAAATTGAAATCCTCGGTAATAACTTCTTTGAGATCCTATATCTCCATATTGAAAATCAATGAGCTGAATACCACTCTGGAGAGAAAAGTGGCAGAACGCACGGCTGAACTGGCAGCCTCTCTTGAAATCATTGAAAAAGATGAAGAGGCCGGAAAAAAAATACAGTTCAAACTCCTGCCCGAAGACAACATGGAAATCGGCGGGATAACCTTCTCCAGGGAAATCTTTCCCTCCCTCTATCTCAGTGGAGATTTTGTCGATTATTTTAGAATTAATGAACGCTTTATCGGATTCTACATAGCCGATGTCTCGGGCCACGGCGCATCTTCAGCCTTTATTACAGTTTACCTCAAATCGATGATATCCGGTTTTATCGGCAGTTATAATCACAATAATGTGGAACTCATATTGAAACCCGATGAACTTCTCAATGTCATAAATCAGACTCTGATAAAAGAAGATCTTGGTAAATATCTGACAATTTTCTACGGGTTGATCGATCTGGAAAAGAATGAGCTCCATTACTCTACGGGGGGACAGTTTCCCTTTCCCGTTTTACTGGACAGAAAATCAAAAGATTTCATACGATTCAAGGGTCCCCCTGTGGGTCTTTTAAGAATCGCCCGCTACAAAAAGGAAATTCTTAAGCTGCCCCGCGATTTCTCTCTAATCTTCATGTCCGACGGAATTCTCGAACTGCTCAAGGATAAAACTCTGAAGGAACAGGAAAGCCAGCTTCTGAAAATTCTGACCTATGAAAGCACCGTTACCTCTCTTATCGAAAACATAGGAATAGATTCTACCCGCTTTCTGCCCGACGATATAACCATCCTCAATGTCAGGAGAACAGCCAGTGAATGA
- a CDS encoding STAS domain-containing protein codes for MNEGKYQFAECETFYLIKMSGNLKYTGSGGFDTFVENIFSRIDNKSVVIDLTESLYLDSTNLGILAKIADTMLSRFNKKTTIISSNPDITTLLTNIGFDNFFTILDESPVTETALSDISEMVTGDRSLALMMLEAHKALMELNEENKNVFSSVVSLLEKEVEKD; via the coding sequence GTGAATGAAGGAAAATATCAATTTGCCGAATGCGAAACATTTTATCTCATTAAGATGAGCGGGAACCTGAAATACACAGGCAGCGGTGGATTCGATACTTTCGTGGAGAACATTTTTTCCAGAATCGACAACAAGAGCGTGGTAATCGACTTAACGGAATCTCTCTATCTCGACAGCACGAATCTGGGGATTCTTGCCAAAATAGCCGATACCATGCTCAGCAGATTTAATAAGAAAACGACCATTATTTCATCCAATCCCGATATAACGACCTTACTGACAAATATCGGTTTTGATAATTTCTTCACAATTCTCGATGAAAGCCCCGTAACGGAAACGGCTCTTTCCGACATTTCGGAAATGGTAACCGGCGACCGTAGTCTGGCTTTAATGATGCTCGAAGCTCATAAAGCGTTGATGGAGCTGAACGAAGAAAACAAGAACGTATTCAGTTCTGTGGTAAGTCTTCTTGAAAAGGAAGTGGAGAAAGATTAA